The following proteins come from a genomic window of Nicotiana tomentosiformis chromosome 12, ASM39032v3, whole genome shotgun sequence:
- the LOC104090650 gene encoding protein IQ-DOMAIN 13: MGKKGSWFSAIKRVFTPSSKEKLANESEKKSGKEKKGRGKLKHAENKSFIPLFRGPSSIEKILGEADEQKLLTPRFTLPSVVSPRASSYRFASPTATSPRVASPHRLISPQRVTSPKISSPKVNRNRKEISYAYRPEPTLRNLHLSATKIQAAYRGYMARRSFRALRGLVRLQGVVRSSNVKKQTANAMKQMQLLVRVQTQIQSRRIQMLENQALQHQAYRNDKDVESIASKWTQLFEAGNQDNWDDSLLTKEEVEARMRKKVEAVIKRERAMAYAYSHQLWKGDPKSALDMGSSGLWWNWLERQLPSENAYKGQPTVKDINLTPPRAISEHKPSPTPLNNNLRHILSEYNNHESITPTRAISEHKPSPTPLNNNFRRLLSDYDNHESVTPMSTRGKQMHTPNRTPPVNRASLRKYSRTRASGANYPFDLPLKDDDSLTSCPPFSAPHYMAPTASAKAKLRASSNPKERISQKQSSDTKKRFSFPLTPNIWSSKWSKGSGKDSASRKEVDKQESVADHISVDSTISMPAVVGRRAFNRFV; encoded by the exons ATGGGGAAGAAAGGCAGTTGGTTTTCTGCTATCAAAAGGGTGTTTACACCCAGTTCCAAGGAGAAGCTAGCCAAT GAATCAGAGAAGAAAAGTGGTAAGGAAAAGAAAGGTCGCGGAAAACTGAAGCATGCAGAGAACAAATCATTTATCCCTCTCTTCAGAGGGCCAAGTAGTATTGAGAAAATACTGGGAGAAGCAGATGAACAAAAACTACTTACTCCAAGATTTACTTTACCTAGTGTTGTCTCTCCTCGGGCTTCTTCTTATAGATTTGCCTCTCCTACTGCTACTTCTCCAAGAGTTGCCTCTCCTCACAGGCTTATTTCTCCTCAAAGGGTTACTTCTCCAAAGATCTCTTCTCCTAAGGTTAATCGAAATCGTAAAGAAATCAGCTATGCTTATAGACCAGAACCAACTTTGAGGAATCTCCACCTTTCAGCAACCAAGATACAGGCAGCCTACAGAGGTTACATG GCGAGGAGGAGTTTCAGAGCATTGAGGGGTTTAGTAAGGCTTCAAGGAGTGGTGAGAAGTAGTAATGTAAAAAAGCAAACAGCAAATGCCATGAAGCAGATGCAACTTCTGGTTAGGGTCCAAACTCAAATTCAATCAAGGAGGATCCAAATGTTGGAAAACCAGGCACTTCAACACCAAGCGTACAGGAACGATAAGGACGTTGAAAGCATCGCGAGCAAATGGACTCAACTG TTCGAGGCAGGTAACCAGGATAATTGGGATGATAGTTTGCTAACCAAAGAAGAAGTAGAAGCAAGGATGCGGAAGAAAGTGGAGGCAGTCATCAAAAGGGAGAGAGCAATGGCATATGCCTATTCTCACCAG CTATGGAAAGGTGATCCAAAATCAGCTCTGGACATGGGATCTAGTGGATTGTGGTGGAATTGGTTGGAACGCCAGCTACCTTCTGAAAATGCATACAAGGGCCAACCTACTGTGAAAGATATCAACCTAACACCACCAAGAGCAATTTCGGAGCACAAACCAAGTCCAACGCCTCTAAACAACAATTTGAGACACATACTCTCGGAGTACAACAATCATGAATCGATCACACCAACAAGGGCAATTTCAGAGCACAAACCAAGTCCAACACCTCTAAACAACAATTTCAGACGCCTACTTTCTGATTACGATAACCATGAATCGGTCACACCAATGTCAACAAGGGGAAAACAAATGCATACTCCAAATAGAACACCGCCAGTAAACAGAGCAAGTCTAAGAAAGTATTCAAGAACCAGAGCTAGTGGTGCTAACTACCCTTTTGATCTTCCATTGAAGGACGACGATAGCCTCACAAGCTGTCCTCCATTTTCGGCTCCGCATTATATGGCACCTACTGCCTCAGCTAAAGCTAAACTCAGAGCAAGTAGCAATCCTAAGGAGAGAATCTCACAAAAACAATCCAGTGACACAAAGAAAAGATTTTCCTTCCCTTTAACTCCAAATATTTGGTCTTCCAAGTGGAGCAAAGGCTCTGGAAAGGATTCTGCTTCTCGAAAAGAAGTCGACAAACAAGAGTCTGTGGCAGATCATATAAGTGTGGATTCAACTATCTCAATGCCCGCTGTAGTTGGGAGGAGAGCTTTTAACAGATTTGTGTGA